Below is a genomic region from Raphanus sativus cultivar WK10039 chromosome 4, ASM80110v3, whole genome shotgun sequence.
CCCTAATGGTTCGCACACTAATACAAAATCAGAAAGCTTACTGTATTTGTGCCGCTGTCATCTTTAAGTATTTCCATAAGCATTTTAACCGTAGAAGAACAATTCTTATCACCTGCCGCGAGACAAAGAACCGCGACACACTGTGCAATTGAATACAATGCTTGCTTTGGGACACCTCCAGACTGAGGAGACGGCTTAGCGCAGGAAAGTAATGAGTCCAGCAAGGTGTAGAAACTCGTATTTGCATGATACACCAGAGCTTCAAAGAATCCTTGCAGAGCCTGAGACAAGCGTCCAACAAATCGTTTCTGTTTTGTATTTTGGTCTCAGCCtaagtataaaaaaaattcaaacaaaacgACAAGTTACCAAAAGTGCTTGACCCTGAAGCAATGGGCTTTTAACTAAAGTTAGTGCCTGCGGAAGAACTTTTTTGCGAACCGCCAAACTGATATTTTCACTACAACTCTTTCCAGTCATCAGAGTGCAGCAGAGTTCAAGTGCAAGAGCTGTCATGTGGAGATCCGAAACACTGGAAAAGACAGATGAAGTCATCTTTCTAATAAAACAACCAACCCAAAAAAAGTAAAGAACGTTAGGAAAATTCTGGCAAGCAGACCTTATCAGAGATGAAAGCTCAACAACAATAACTTCATAAGCATCTGAGCCAATCTTATCTCCGTACGCTGTTACCAAGGTATTCATGGTGATCAGTGTTGCTTGCCTTAGCACCCGATTAGCCTGTTTTACAAAAAACATTAATACAAATTGCTTAACTACcagatattgttttttttttttacattaaaaaaaaaaactaccagATATTGTATTCAGGGATATTTTCCACTGATTATGAACATTAGACAGAAATTGATGACAATTAGATATGGTGGTAAAAAGCCATACCTTTCTTAAGAATCCAGTTAGTTCAGCAATCAAATTGACCAAAACACATGACAGATCAATGTGCAGCGGAGAAGTGGCAATGACAGCAAATGCCTGCATGCACCAAAAGAATCACATACATGCTAAAAAATTTCGGAAATAAAAACGTCAACAGAAGAACGAGAACAACCTTTACTGCTGTGAGGCGAGTGATTTCGTTTCCCATTCGGTCGACAAGCACAGGAAGGCATGAAGGTAATTCTTTTCTGAGTTCATCGCCAAATGTTGAAATAACAAGACCCATGCAGGTAATAGCACTTTCCTTGACCTCCTGTTGAAGCGAAGTGAGAGGATAAGAAATAGTACAAATACAAACACAGCAATCTGCTTGCATTATCTAAATTCTGTAATTACTCATAAAGACAAGTTAAAAGATTTTACAGAGAAAATTATTCAGATCTAAGTCCCCCACAACGCATGGATattcaaaaacaattaaaaaataaatagaaaagggGATTCAGCCACACACCTGGTCTTGATCTTGATTCGTCAAGCGAGACATTATCGCATTGTGGATTGGATGAACAAATGGTTTAAAATCAAAGCCCATGCTCTGAGCCACATAAGAGAAAATATCAGTCGCAAGGATCTGTGGGTTGTGTATGGGTAAAAGTATGGTTTGAATAATGAAAGAAAACGCTGACACCGTATCTAGAGAACAGACTGACTCAGCAAGCTAGTACAAAATGTCTCAATGTAATGAGATACTCACCTGAGTACTTGGACGGACTACTCTGACAAGTTCCCCACAGACCCTTAATGCCTCAGCGGTCACCTTGTAATAGCGTTCTCCAACAGCAGCTAAAACAGGACTGGAGAGAGCCTAGATTAACATAAGAGTTGGAAGAGTCGGTCAAATCAACCCGCATCGGTTGTTTATGTCCACTTTTTGGGTCAAAGGttgttatgttcttttttttttaaactgaggGTTTTGAGGTATATGGACTCAACAACAATGACTAAACATTTTGTTAATATTTCAATGGACTAAAAACCATAAAACGTATCCAACCTTAATGTAAGGATGGAAAACAGGAGGCGCATGCGATGCCAAGACTAACTTTGTGAAGACAAGAGCTTCGATTTTCAAGTTTGATGTAGAAGATTTATCCTGGAGGGGAAAAAGAGGAAACATGAGCAAATGAACAAAGAACACCACTGAAAATACATGAAAAAATATGTGAATATCCCAACTAACATTTAGTGCTCTTTCAATTCCAGGAACTAGCGAACCAATATGATCAGCAAGGCAGTCCGGTAAGACAACCACTAGCTCTCTCAAAACAGAGAATGCTCCAACCTGCGGATAGGTAAGGAGTTACTGAAATATCATAtaggaaccaaaccaaaaggaGAGTTTTATACTTCCATACCTTTGTCTTAACAGACTTCTCACGCAGTTGCCTATTTATGGATTTCACAACCTTTGAGACTTCTTGCTTCAGTAGCCATTTCGGACTGCTTTAaacaaagttatatatttagTCAGTAAGGACTCATTAGTAACGTGAAGACGTCCATACTGATGGAGTGAAAGGGTGCAGAAAATTTGCCTTGATTCATCGGTGTCAGTTTGACCTTTTGTCACATTTCCTGTTTGCCGTAATAGATCAATGAATGTGTTGAAAACATCCATCTGTAACAACAGTTTCTCGGATCAGTAACCATATAACAACGCaagataaataatttatatattttacataccTTCACATTCTCCTCCCTTTCCTTAAATCTATCAATTAGTTTCGGGCAGGCCTGTACAAGAAGagacttattttaaaatttctcaacAGTAAGGACTACAGTAAATTTTCATTCCGTATATTAATAAACAATACAATAATGCCAGTTATCAACGGAAGCAAAGGATGATTTTACAATATGAATAATCCTCTTGATcattattaagaaaattatataccTCTTGGTATACTTTAGAGATCATCTCAGAACGGGAAACTATTAATCCTGCTAAGCATTTTGCTGCTGCTCTCCTAACTTTCCAGCTGGCATCCTCATCATCCGTGTACTCATTTGCACTCTCGCTGTGAGGGAAAAAGACATATATCACTGAGACAATGGTGCAGTGTAAGGGAATAGGATACGGATGCAATGTTTATATCCGAACTtactcatcttcttcatcttcaggaGTCTCATCATCAGTATCTTCATCCATGTTGTCCGTAAAATTTGGGTCGTAACTTATATATTCCAAAGTGAGATTTAAAATTTCATCACAATATGGTGAGATGTCTCTTGGACACCGTAGCAAGAAACTTTCAAGTGCCTGCAGTTGAATTTCAGAACGGGCATATTATCACCAGCCGTATACCACTTTCATTAAAGCTTGATAACGACAGAATAAGAGAAAAGAGGCTACAAGCACGCCTACGTAGTTACCCATTggataagaaaacaaatatgtaCGCCTAGTGTCTAGTGACAAAGTAGAATAGGGAATCTGGGGAGACCTGTAAGCTATATTCGCGGAGCTCCTCATCATTTTCTGAAGCGCTGGTGCAGTAATTGATCAATACTGGAACAGTGTTACCAAGATGAGTCCCAAATCGGTATCCGACAGCACGgctaaaccaaaacaaaaaacgcATTAAATTACATTACACCCGTGTCAAGCCTAATAACAGATATACGGTAAACAACGCATCCCACTCAATACATAGGTATAAAACCACAACTAACAGAAACATATGATAGCACTGCAGTTATACCACAACCAAGAAGGATAGAAAGGAAGTACCTTATTGCTCCAATCATTTGTATATTGGTGCGTGTAATCTCCGATTTAGCATTCTTGTTACTTAGGTTTTTCACAACTTGAACTGTCGCCTTCGCGAGCAAATCATCAGATAGACTCGACGCAAGAGATGCTAAACCCAAAAAGATTGAAAAATGAGAAATCAGATATCCACCACTGAATTAGGAGTTCAACATAAGACTAGGGAGAAACAAATGGAGCTGAATATATCGTTTGAACCAGCATTAGTATCAAATAAATTGACACCAACCGCTGAAATCCATATTCCAATAGTTCATATTGGGATGAGGAAAGCTGTCAATTAATCCCCATGAATTAGAATATGGTTTCAAAAACAAGCCAGCTATTGACAGAGCTAGCCAGCAATCTTATTGACTCAGTTTTGTTAACTTACCAATGCATGTAACAGTCTTCTTCCTAACTGTGGCTTGGTTACAGTCCAATTGCGATAACAGTGTGTTCAGTAGCTTCTCGTGATCATCGGCCATTAAACTTCCGTACTTTTGAACAACATCACACATGATCTCAAGACATTCACACTTAATCCCTGGGCTCATTCCCTTCAGAAGCAAGCGAGCGGAAAGTTAGTTACTTGCAAAAACAAGTAGATAGTACATCAGTTTTCATAGGGTAAAGCAAATATTATAAGCGTGTATAGTTCTATGGTTTACTAAGAGCTATCCAGAAAGAGCTATTAAATTCTAACAGGGCCAGCAAAACTGTAACGTAAAATCAATTCAATTGTTAGTATCAATTCATCTATTGTGTAGCCTGATTTTCACTTTGAATTGTAATTTTGCTGGCATCCTGAAATTGCCTCAGACCCTAATTGTGGCATatcatttggaaaaaaaaaaggaataggCCTCCCAGAAACTAACCTGGCCACTTATCCCTCCAATCATTTGTGGAGTTAGAGTAACAAGAATAGATGGAGCAAGCGAAGGAGCAACTTGAGCAACAACAGTCCTGAGAGCTATGCTCGCGGTATCACGGTGTTGGTCTTTCCCACGCAGCAGTTTATCACACAGTTTGTTGGTCATCTCCACAATACGCTCTTCTCCAACCTTCTTCACCAATGGAGCAAGACTGGAACAAAACACAAACagataactttaaaaaaatctcacgagcaaaaggaaaaaaaggcTGTTGAGAGAAGAAAGCTAACCACTTAACAGCCAATCCAGAAACATCACCAGCAACATCATCGAGCTGTTGCAAAATGATGGTCGACAATCTCATCTCCAGGTCGGAGTCGAGTTTGAAGGAATCCTTATTCAACTCATTGAGCAAATCAGAGGTTGCCATGTATCTATAATCTTTATCTTTACCCGTCATCTGAACatcatacaaaaaaaacatagaaataaagaaagtgAATATAATCAAATCACAAACAAAGTTGAGCTTCGTTTGAGATATAGATGATGAAAGAAGACCTTTTCAATGATTCCAGAGAGTTGTAAGTTGGCCATATTTTGCTTGACCTGATATCAAATCACTCCTTCCAACTGCAATCAAACAAGGATCCATCATTCAATTGGACTAAAACGCTTACTCAAAAACCATATCAGCAGAGCAATGCAACTCTAACAAGTTCAATACGTCAGAAGAACAAGCGAGAAGCCTTGAACACGGACTAAATCTCACTCGGTAACGAAAACCTAATTGATCAATCGAAGATCGCAGAGAGGAAGCTCGGTTCTATAAATCTAAGTACCTTCACAGCAAAACCCTAAGACTACGAGTACGAATACCAGACGATGTTAGTGACAGACATCATCATCAGAGAGAACATAATAGGAGGAAACCCTAACCTGAGAAGAAGAAATCGACGGGAGAGAGCGGCGGAGACGGAAACAGGGCACCGAGAGAGGTTCGATCTTACGGTGGTGAAGTTTTGCAAAGTAATAAAGGATTAGAAGAAGCGACAACTGTAATTATTCCTTTTCTGTACTCGCGTGAATCGTTAATTTTCTCTTCTAAAAGAGAAACTGAGTAGTTACAAATGGGCCAAGTGGAGATTAAATGGGCTTAGGCTTCTTTTGTGGTAAAGTAGTTATTAATGGGCTTTATTCTAGAAGCTTCTTCACATATCATTTATTGTTTTGGACAAACTAGAGATTACGGATGATGCAGATGGTTGCGATTTTAAACGTTTTCTAGaaatttgtacgactggtagaACAGTTAGAAATTTGTGCATTTGCGGAACTCTCATGACTGGTTAACTACCAAATACAATAACTGCTAAATAATaaactaacaatatttatatttcatatt
It encodes:
- the LOC108854800 gene encoding cullin-associated NEDD8-dissociated protein 1 — its product is MANLQLSGIIEKMTGKDKDYRYMATSDLLNELNKDSFKLDSDLEMRLSTIILQQLDDVAGDVSGLAVKCLAPLVKKVGEERIVEMTNKLCDKLLRGKDQHRDTASIALRTVVAQVAPSLAPSILVTLTPQMIGGISGQGMSPGIKCECLEIMCDVVQKYGSLMADDHEKLLNTLLSQLDCNQATVRKKTVTCIASLASSLSDDLLAKATVQVVKNLSNKNAKSEITRTNIQMIGAISRAVGYRFGTHLGNTVPVLINYCTSASENDEELREYSLQALESFLLRCPRDISPYCDEILNLTLEYISYDPNFTDNMDEDTDDETPEDEEDDESANEYTDDEDASWKVRRAAAKCLAGLIVSRSEMISKVYQEACPKLIDRFKEREENVKMDVFNTFIDLLRQTGNVTKGQTDTDESSPKWLLKQEVSKVVKSINRQLREKSVKTKVGAFSVLRELVVVLPDCLADHIGSLVPGIERALNDKSSTSNLKIEALVFTKLVLASHAPPVFHPYIKALSSPVLAAVGERYYKVTAEALRVCGELVRVVRPSTQSMGFDFKPFVHPIHNAIMSRLTNQDQDQEVKESAITCMGLVISTFGDELRKELPSCLPVLVDRMGNEITRLTAVKAFAVIATSPLHIDLSCVLVNLIAELTGFLRKANRVLRQATLITMNTLVTAYGDKIGSDAYEVIVVELSSLISVSDLHMTALALELCCTLMTGKSCSENISLAVRKKVLPQALTLVKSPLLQGQALLALQGFFEALVYHANTSFYTLLDSLLSCAKPSPQSGGVPKQALYSIAQCVAVLCLAAGDKNCSSTVKMLMEILKDDSGTNTAKQHLALLSLGEIGRRKDLSAHAGIETIVIESFQSPFEEIKSAASYALGNIAVGNLPNYLPFILNQIDNQQKKQYILLHSLKEVIVRQSVDKADFQNSSVEKILALLFNHCESEEEGVRNVVAECLGKMALIEPEKLVPALKVRTTSQAAFTRATVVTAVKYSVVERPEKLDEIIFPEISSFLMLIKDGDRHVRRAAVSALSTFAHYKPNLIKGLLPELLPLLYDQTVIKKELIRTVDLGPFKHVVDDGLELRKAAFECVFTLLDSCLDQLNPSSFIIPFLKSGLEDHYDLKMLCHLILSLLADKCPSAVLAVLDSLVEPLQKTINFKPKQDAVKQEHDRNEDMIRSALRAISSLDRISGVDYSHKFKSLMADMKRSERLWGKYQAIRNE